The following are from one region of the Streptomyces changanensis genome:
- a CDS encoding SDR family oxidoreductase — protein MSPLYGRTAVVTGAARGLGAAIARLLSERGARVALLGREEETLARVRARLPGEASCWEVDVTDDARMARVAAEVAERFGPPSVVVANAGIAEGGPFAESDPAVWRRVIEVNLVGSAATARVHLPALYETRGYFLQVASLASIGAAPMMSAYCASKAGVESFAHALRAEVAHRRVGVGIAYINWTDTDMVRDVDAHAVLRELRGHMPRPARKVYPVAHVAGRLVTAIERRRAAVYVPSWLRATQLVRAAMPPVVTALSRRELPRLAARQPFEPTGLLGPGGRADSEHPRPTGD, from the coding sequence GTGAGTCCGCTGTACGGCCGGACCGCCGTCGTCACCGGAGCGGCGCGCGGCCTCGGCGCCGCCATCGCCCGCCTCCTGTCCGAACGCGGTGCCCGGGTGGCGCTCCTGGGACGGGAGGAGGAGACCCTCGCCCGGGTACGGGCCCGGCTGCCGGGCGAGGCGTCCTGCTGGGAGGTCGACGTCACCGACGACGCCCGAATGGCGCGGGTCGCCGCGGAGGTCGCCGAGCGGTTCGGTCCCCCGTCGGTCGTCGTCGCGAACGCGGGCATCGCCGAGGGCGGCCCCTTCGCCGAGTCCGACCCGGCCGTCTGGCGGCGCGTCATCGAGGTGAACCTGGTCGGCAGCGCCGCCACCGCACGCGTCCACCTCCCCGCCCTGTACGAGACCCGCGGCTACTTCCTCCAGGTCGCCTCCCTCGCGTCCATCGGCGCCGCGCCCATGATGAGCGCCTACTGCGCCTCCAAGGCCGGCGTCGAGTCGTTCGCCCACGCGCTGCGGGCCGAGGTGGCGCACCGCCGCGTCGGCGTCGGCATCGCCTACATCAACTGGACCGACACCGACATGGTCCGTGACGTCGACGCGCACGCCGTCCTGCGCGAGCTGCGCGGCCACATGCCCCGCCCGGCCCGCAAGGTGTACCCCGTCGCCCATGTCGCCGGCCGGCTGGTCACCGCGATCGAACGCCGCCGCGCCGCCGTCTACGTGCCGTCCTGGCTGCGGGCCACCCAGCTCGTCCGCGCCGCCATGCCGCCCGTGGTCACGGCGCTGTCCCGCAGGGAACTGCCCCGCCTCGCCGCCCGGCAGCCCTTCGAGCCGACGGGCCTGCTCGGACCGGGCGGCCGGGCCGACAGCGAGCACCCCCGCCCCACCGGCGACTGA
- a CDS encoding FAD-dependent oxidoreductase, translating into MSAAAGRAPAARRGRDRRAEVILPAPARERCAGGGPRAAVVGGGIAGLAAATALAERGVRVTLYEREDTLGGRVRGWRTRLADGSEVTMSRGFHAFFRQYYNLRGLLRRTDPGLSRLVGLPDYPLRHARGVTDGFARVPRTPPWSAIGFAALSPTFGARDLTALDARAALPLFDVRVPEVYERFDGVRATELLRRIRFPEAARHLAFEVFSRSFFADPRELSAAELMVMFHIYFLGSSEGLLFDVPDEPYPQALWEPLGRYLEGLGAEVRTGAPVHAVRAVDGGGFVVEGAGAADRHEAVVLALDGGGLRRLVAASPGLGGNAWRDDVAALRDAPPFLVSRLWLDRPVRRDRPGFLGTSGYGGLDNVSVLDRWEGEAARWAARTGGSVVELHAYAVDPAEEPKEVQDRLVARLHEVYPETRDARVVDARHEWRADCPMFPVGTYHRRPEVRAGRPGLVTAGDAVRCALPVALMERAATTGFLAANALLADWGVRGQVLWTVPRAGRSTVLRALAALAGRS; encoded by the coding sequence ATGAGCGCGGCCGCGGGGCGCGCCCCCGCCGCCCGCAGGGGCCGGGACCGCAGGGCGGAGGTGATCCTGCCCGCCCCCGCGCGGGAGCGCTGCGCCGGTGGTGGGCCGCGCGCCGCCGTCGTCGGCGGCGGCATCGCGGGCCTCGCCGCGGCGACGGCCCTCGCCGAACGCGGTGTCCGCGTCACGCTGTACGAGCGGGAGGACACCCTCGGCGGGCGGGTCCGGGGATGGCGCACCCGGCTGGCGGACGGCTCCGAGGTGACGATGAGCCGCGGCTTCCACGCCTTCTTCCGCCAGTACTACAACCTGCGCGGACTGTTGCGGCGGACCGATCCGGGGCTGTCCCGGCTGGTCGGACTGCCGGACTACCCGCTGCGCCACGCCCGGGGCGTGACGGACGGTTTCGCGCGGGTGCCGCGCACCCCGCCGTGGAGCGCGATCGGCTTCGCCGCCCTCAGCCCGACCTTCGGCGCGCGGGATCTCACCGCCCTGGACGCCCGGGCGGCGCTCCCGCTGTTCGACGTGCGGGTGCCCGAGGTGTACGAGCGGTTCGACGGCGTGCGGGCGACGGAGCTGCTGCGGCGGATCCGCTTCCCCGAGGCGGCCCGCCACCTGGCGTTCGAGGTGTTCTCCCGCAGCTTCTTCGCCGACCCGAGGGAGCTGTCGGCCGCCGAGCTGATGGTGATGTTCCACATTTACTTCCTCGGCTCCTCCGAGGGCCTGCTGTTCGACGTGCCCGACGAGCCGTACCCGCAGGCGCTGTGGGAACCCCTGGGCCGGTACCTGGAGGGACTCGGCGCCGAGGTGCGCACCGGCGCGCCGGTGCACGCCGTCCGCGCCGTCGACGGCGGCGGGTTCGTCGTGGAGGGCGCGGGGGCGGCCGACCGCCACGAGGCGGTGGTCCTCGCCCTGGACGGCGGCGGGCTGCGGCGGCTCGTGGCCGCCTCGCCCGGCCTCGGCGGGAACGCGTGGCGGGACGACGTCGCCGCGCTGCGCGACGCGCCGCCGTTCCTGGTGTCGCGGCTGTGGCTCGACCGGCCGGTGCGCCGGGACAGGCCGGGCTTCCTCGGGACGAGCGGCTACGGCGGCCTGGACAACGTCAGCGTCCTGGACCGCTGGGAGGGCGAGGCCGCGCGCTGGGCGGCGCGCACCGGCGGGTCGGTGGTGGAGCTGCACGCCTACGCCGTCGACCCGGCGGAGGAGCCGAAGGAGGTGCAGGACCGGCTCGTGGCCCGGCTGCACGAGGTCTACCCGGAGACGCGGGACGCGCGGGTCGTCGACGCCCGGCACGAGTGGCGGGCGGACTGCCCGATGTTCCCCGTCGGTACCTACCACCGCCGCCCGGAGGTCCGCGCGGGCCGGCCGGGCCTGGTGACGGCCGGTGACGCGGTCCGCTGCGCCCTGCCGGTCGCCCTGATGGAGCGGGCCGCGACCACGGGCTTCCTCGCGGCCAACGCGCTGCTCGCCGACTGGGGGGTGCGGGGCCAGGTGCTGTGGACCGTCCCGCGCGCGGGACGGTCCACAGTGCTGCGCGCCCTGGCCGCCCTGGCAGGACGCTCCTGA
- a CDS encoding polyprenyl synthetase family protein, with product MLGIRTTAPGGDGRPGSGGARDAPRTARDATAAVEVVLAEHLRGRLREAREVDPVYARDVAGRVAAFVQRGGKRLRTAFLWCGWRAAGGTGDPEAVLRTGAALELLQACALVHDDVMDGSPMRRGAPSVQAEYARLHDTGRMRGTPGAFSTAAAVLAGDLALAWADDLLAETALATPRPRRLHAEWRAMRGEMVAGQYRDIHAQATGASGVGEAVVIAVLKSALYTVERPLALGGTLAGADDTVLDALRSAGRCAGLAFQLRDDLLGAFGEPAVTGKPAGEDLRGRKLTYLLAVTASLAAASGDEEAVAALRPPAGDVTDEEVARIRAAMERTGARAAVEGRIGELAALSLRHFAASGADAGARDDFAASVEAAVGPVPAGDDARDDARTDPPGDRGTNPPGGRRTDPPGDRRNDAPNGATPTEGTA from the coding sequence ATGCTCGGCATCCGGACGACCGCGCCCGGAGGCGACGGCCGGCCCGGCAGCGGCGGTGCGCGCGACGCGCCCCGCACGGCGCGCGACGCCACCGCAGCCGTCGAGGTGGTCCTCGCGGAGCACCTCCGCGGGCGGCTGCGCGAGGCGCGCGAGGTGGACCCCGTCTACGCCCGGGACGTCGCGGGCCGTGTCGCCGCGTTCGTGCAGCGGGGCGGGAAGCGGCTGCGGACGGCGTTCCTGTGGTGTGGTTGGCGCGCCGCCGGGGGTACCGGCGACCCGGAGGCCGTCCTGAGGACCGGCGCCGCCCTCGAACTGCTCCAGGCCTGCGCGCTCGTCCACGACGACGTGATGGACGGGTCGCCGATGCGCCGCGGCGCCCCGTCCGTCCAGGCCGAGTACGCCCGGCTGCACGACACGGGCCGCATGCGGGGCACCCCGGGGGCCTTCTCGACCGCGGCCGCCGTACTCGCCGGTGACCTGGCCCTGGCCTGGGCGGACGACCTGCTGGCCGAGACCGCGCTCGCCACCCCCCGCCCGCGGCGGCTGCACGCCGAGTGGCGGGCCATGCGCGGCGAGATGGTCGCGGGGCAGTACCGCGACATCCACGCCCAGGCGACCGGCGCGTCCGGTGTGGGGGAGGCGGTCGTCATCGCCGTGCTCAAGAGCGCCCTGTACACCGTCGAACGCCCCCTCGCCCTCGGTGGCACGCTGGCCGGCGCGGACGACACCGTCCTGGACGCGCTCCGCTCCGCCGGGCGGTGCGCCGGCCTCGCCTTCCAGCTCCGCGACGACCTCCTCGGCGCCTTCGGGGAGCCCGCGGTGACCGGCAAGCCCGCCGGCGAGGACCTGCGCGGCCGCAAGCTCACCTACCTCCTCGCCGTGACCGCCTCGCTCGCCGCGGCCTCCGGGGACGAGGAGGCGGTCGCCGCTCTGCGGCCCCCGGCCGGCGACGTCACGGACGAGGAGGTCGCCCGGATACGCGCCGCCATGGAGCGCACCGGGGCCCGCGCCGCCGTGGAGGGGCGCATCGGCGAGCTCGCGGCGCTGAGCCTGCGCCACTTCGCCGCCTCCGGGGCCGACGCCGGCGCGCGCGACGACTTCGCCGCGTCGGTGGAGGCGGCGGTCGGCCCCGTACCGGCCGGGGACGACGCACGCGATGACGCACGCACCGACCCACCGGGCGACCGAGGCACAAACCCACCGGGCGGCCGACGCACCGACCCACCGGGCGACCGACGGAACGACGCACCGAACGGCGCGACACCCACGGAGGGGACCGCATGA
- a CDS encoding MBL fold metallo-hydrolase: MTTHKVGRDITVLGDSLPVPGMGFLTVNAFVLHAREPVVVDTGLGLPDRDFLTRLGSVMDPVDVRWIWLTHPDRDHTGGLFDLLEAAPDARVITTYIGAGIMSTERPLPTSRVFLLNPGQSLDVGDRTLYAFRPPLFDNPATVGFYDDRSRTCFSSDCFGGPMPTSELADSGDAGALDPDELEGAQLLWATVDSPWVHIVDRDGFLAGLRPLREMDPETVLSVHLPPAVGITGRMLDTLGKAPAADPFVGPDQEALERMLAGFEPARPRGGAPAA, translated from the coding sequence ATGACCACGCACAAGGTCGGCCGTGACATCACCGTCCTCGGGGACTCGCTCCCCGTCCCCGGGATGGGCTTCCTCACCGTCAACGCCTTCGTCCTGCACGCCCGCGAGCCCGTGGTCGTCGACACCGGGCTCGGCCTCCCGGACCGTGACTTCCTCACCCGGCTGGGCTCCGTGATGGATCCGGTCGACGTGCGCTGGATCTGGCTCACCCACCCCGACCGCGACCACACCGGCGGGCTCTTCGACCTGCTGGAAGCCGCCCCCGACGCGCGCGTCATCACCACGTACATCGGCGCGGGGATCATGTCCACCGAGCGGCCCCTGCCCACGAGCCGCGTCTTCCTGCTGAACCCGGGACAGTCCCTCGACGTCGGCGACCGCACCCTGTACGCCTTCCGGCCGCCGCTCTTCGACAACCCGGCGACCGTCGGCTTCTACGACGACCGCTCCCGCACCTGCTTCAGCTCCGACTGCTTCGGCGGCCCCATGCCGACCTCCGAACTGGCCGACAGCGGGGACGCCGGGGCGCTGGACCCGGACGAGTTGGAGGGGGCGCAGCTGCTGTGGGCGACCGTCGACAGCCCGTGGGTGCACATCGTGGACCGTGACGGGTTCCTGGCCGGCCTCCGGCCGCTGCGCGAGATGGACCCCGAGACCGTGCTGTCCGTGCACCTGCCGCCCGCCGTCGGCATCACCGGGCGGATGCTGGACACCCTTGGCAAGGCACCCGCGGCCGACCCGTTCGTCGGGCCCGACCAGGAGGCGCTGGAGCGGATGCTCGCCGGCTTCGAGCCGGCGCGCCCCCGGGGCGGCGCACCGGCGGCGTGA
- the crtI gene encoding phytoene desaturase family protein, whose amino-acid sequence MRTVPGPTDHVVVVGAGLSGLAAALHLLGAGRRVTVVERDAGPGGRAGRQELGGYRVDTGPTVLTMPDLADEAFAAVGDSLYRRVELLPLHPAYRARFADGSALDVHTGADAMEAEVRRFAGPAEADGYRRLRTWLERLYRVQMRRFIDANFDSPFQLLHPDLARLAALGGFGRLAPRIGSFLSDERLRRVFSFQALYAGVAPARALAAYAVIAYMDTVAGVYFPRGGMHALPRAMADAAADAGARFHWSAEVTRLERSAGRARAVHLSTGERIACDAVVLTPDLPVAHRLLGRAPRRPVRLRHSPSAVILHAGTDRTWPDLAHHTLSFGAAWEGTFDELTRRGTLMSDPSLLITRPTTHDPSLAPEGRHLHYVLAPCPNTTTGPAAASWHDLGPRYRDSLVAELEKRGLDGFAASVERELLVTPLDWTAQGHAAGTPFSVSHTFAQTGPFRPRNLVRDWDNVVLAGCGTTPGVGVPTVLVSGKLAAARVTGEPARTRAGARTGARTGAGTGARAGAGVTAVGRTRTGTRSGTSTGTGTGTGTGTGVAAPGSRRPPAPAAPRARTDAPSPKGSADDPS is encoded by the coding sequence ATGAGGACCGTGCCCGGACCGACCGACCACGTCGTCGTGGTGGGCGCGGGGCTGTCCGGCCTCGCCGCCGCCCTGCACCTGCTCGGCGCGGGCCGGCGGGTGACCGTCGTCGAGCGGGACGCCGGACCGGGTGGCCGCGCGGGCCGGCAGGAGCTCGGCGGCTACCGCGTCGACACCGGACCCACCGTGCTGACCATGCCCGATCTGGCCGACGAGGCGTTCGCCGCCGTCGGCGACAGCCTGTACCGGCGCGTCGAGCTGCTGCCTCTGCACCCCGCCTACCGGGCGCGCTTCGCCGACGGTTCCGCGCTGGACGTCCACACCGGTGCCGACGCCATGGAGGCGGAGGTGCGGCGCTTCGCGGGGCCCGCCGAGGCCGACGGCTACCGCAGGCTCAGGACCTGGCTGGAGCGCCTGTACCGGGTGCAGATGCGCCGCTTCATCGACGCGAACTTCGACTCGCCCTTCCAGCTGCTCCACCCCGACCTGGCCCGGCTGGCGGCGCTGGGCGGTTTCGGGCGGCTGGCCCCGCGCATCGGCTCCTTCCTCTCCGACGAGCGCCTGCGCCGGGTCTTCTCCTTCCAGGCCCTCTACGCGGGCGTGGCCCCCGCCCGCGCCCTCGCCGCGTACGCCGTCATCGCCTACATGGACACCGTCGCCGGCGTGTACTTCCCCCGCGGCGGCATGCACGCCCTGCCGCGGGCGATGGCCGACGCCGCCGCCGACGCGGGCGCCCGCTTCCACTGGTCGGCCGAGGTGACCCGGCTGGAACGCTCGGCGGGGCGCGCGAGGGCCGTCCACCTGTCGACCGGGGAACGCATCGCCTGCGACGCCGTGGTCCTCACCCCCGACCTGCCCGTCGCCCACCGCCTCCTCGGGCGGGCGCCCCGGCGGCCGGTACGGCTGCGGCACTCGCCCTCCGCGGTGATCCTCCACGCGGGCACCGACCGCACCTGGCCCGATCTGGCGCACCACACCCTCTCCTTCGGCGCCGCCTGGGAGGGCACCTTCGACGAGCTGACGCGCCGCGGCACGCTCATGAGCGACCCGTCGCTGCTGATCACCCGGCCCACGACGCACGACCCGTCCCTCGCCCCCGAAGGGCGCCACCTGCACTACGTCCTCGCCCCCTGCCCCAACACCACCACGGGCCCCGCCGCCGCGTCCTGGCACGACCTGGGGCCGCGTTACCGCGACAGCCTCGTGGCCGAGCTGGAGAAGCGGGGGCTGGACGGGTTCGCCGCGTCCGTCGAACGGGAACTGCTGGTCACGCCGCTGGACTGGACCGCGCAGGGCCATGCGGCGGGCACGCCGTTCTCCGTGTCCCACACCTTCGCGCAGACCGGCCCGTTCCGGCCGCGCAACCTCGTGCGCGACTGGGACAACGTCGTCCTCGCGGGGTGCGGCACCACCCCGGGCGTGGGCGTCCCCACCGTGCTCGTCAGCGGCAAGCTCGCCGCCGCACGTGTCACCGGAGAACCCGCCCGCACCCGGGCCGGAGCACGCACCGGAGCACGCACCGGAGCCGGAACCGGAGCACGCGCCGGCGCCGGAGTCACCGCCGTGGGCCGTACCCGCACCGGCACGAGGAGCGGTACGAGCACAGGAACAGGAACAGGAACAGGAACAGGGACCGGGGTCGCCGCGCCCGGCTCGCGGCGTCCCCCCGCCCCCGCCGCACCCCGCGCGCGCACCGACGCCCCCTCCCCGAAAGGCAGCGCCGATGACCCGTCGTGA
- a CDS encoding phytoene/squalene synthase family protein: MTRRELDAAGITDPALRAAYARCRRLNAHHGRTYFLATRLLPLERRSAVHALYGFARWADDIVDDLDRGRTPHERDRLLRDLEDDLAHGLRGGAGDEPVVRAVADTADRYGIDHRLFADFMASMRSDLSVTDYPTYADLRSYMHGSAAVIGLQMLPVLGTVVPREEAAPHAAALGVAFQLTNFLRDVGEDLDRDRVYLPADLLAAHGVDRPLLEWSRRTGRRDRRIRAALTAAEALTRSVYREAEPGIAMLDPRVRPCIRAARTLYGGILDAIAEDGYAVLHRRSVVPRRRRAAAAATGLAHIVGARVRARVAPRPAAPAYGGRTERERCGR; encoded by the coding sequence ATGACCCGTCGTGAACTGGACGCCGCCGGGATCACCGACCCCGCTCTGCGCGCGGCGTACGCACGGTGCCGGCGACTCAACGCCCACCACGGCAGGACCTACTTCCTCGCCACCCGGCTGCTCCCCCTCGAACGCCGCTCCGCCGTCCACGCGCTGTACGGCTTCGCTCGGTGGGCCGACGACATCGTCGACGACCTCGACCGCGGACGCACCCCGCACGAACGCGACCGGCTGCTGCGCGACCTGGAGGACGACCTCGCGCACGGGCTGCGCGGCGGGGCCGGGGACGAGCCGGTGGTCCGCGCCGTGGCGGACACCGCCGACCGGTACGGCATCGACCACCGGCTGTTCGCCGACTTCATGGCGTCCATGCGCAGCGACCTCAGCGTCACGGACTACCCCACCTACGCCGACCTGCGGTCGTACATGCACGGGTCGGCGGCGGTGATCGGGCTGCAGATGCTGCCCGTGCTCGGCACCGTCGTCCCCCGCGAGGAGGCGGCGCCGCACGCCGCGGCCCTCGGCGTGGCGTTCCAGCTCACCAACTTCCTCCGCGACGTGGGGGAGGACCTGGACCGCGACCGCGTCTACCTGCCGGCGGACCTGCTCGCCGCCCACGGCGTCGACCGGCCGCTGCTGGAGTGGAGCCGCCGCACCGGGCGCCGCGACCGCCGCATCCGCGCCGCGCTCACCGCCGCCGAGGCGCTGACCCGGTCCGTGTACCGCGAGGCGGAGCCCGGCATCGCCATGCTCGACCCGCGGGTGCGCCCCTGCATCCGCGCGGCCCGCACGCTGTACGGCGGCATCCTCGACGCCATCGCCGAGGACGGCTACGCGGTGCTGCACCGCCGTTCGGTGGTGCCGCGCCGGCGCCGGGCGGCCGCCGCGGCCACCGGACTGGCGCACATCGTCGGCGCCCGGGTACGCGCCCGGGTGGCGCCGCGCCCCGCGGCACCGGCGTACGGAGGACGGACGGAACGGGAGCGGTGCGGCCGATGA
- a CDS encoding DUF5914 domain-containing protein, with amino-acid sequence MSEGRDGTRWTSPLRIRRGPGWEEQRPTWREAKPALIADALKRASARPSGNWFVVGASRDVNPGRPYGRTVAGVEVVLWRSRSGELRAGPGACPHLGAPLRDSRVVCGTLVCHWHGLALDGGPSGGWEPYPVHDDGVLVWVRLDRAGGEEPLERPVVPVRPAPGVGVDAVFTAVGRCEPEDVVANRLDPWHGSWFHPYSFVDLRVVDTPRGEGEDAFAVDVSFRVAGRLVVPVRAEFTAPEPRTVVMHITEGEGATSVVETHATPLTPEGSAVPRTAVVEAVVAASDRRGFALARATAPLLRPLVRRAAGRLWRDDLAYAERRWTLRSTGRFPG; translated from the coding sequence ATGAGCGAAGGCAGGGACGGGACGCGCTGGACGTCACCGCTGCGGATCCGCCGGGGACCGGGCTGGGAGGAGCAGCGGCCCACGTGGCGGGAGGCGAAGCCCGCGCTCATCGCCGACGCGCTGAAACGCGCCTCGGCGCGGCCCTCGGGCAACTGGTTCGTCGTCGGCGCCTCACGGGACGTCAACCCCGGCCGCCCCTACGGCAGGACCGTCGCCGGTGTCGAGGTCGTCCTGTGGCGGTCCCGCTCCGGGGAGCTGCGGGCCGGGCCGGGCGCCTGCCCGCACCTCGGCGCCCCGCTGCGGGACAGCCGCGTCGTGTGCGGGACGCTCGTGTGCCACTGGCACGGACTCGCCCTGGACGGTGGGCCGTCCGGCGGGTGGGAGCCGTACCCGGTCCACGACGACGGGGTGCTGGTGTGGGTCCGGCTGGACCGGGCGGGCGGCGAGGAGCCGCTGGAGCGTCCCGTCGTCCCGGTGCGTCCGGCGCCCGGCGTCGGCGTGGACGCGGTGTTCACCGCCGTCGGACGGTGCGAGCCGGAGGACGTGGTCGCCAACCGGCTCGACCCGTGGCACGGCTCCTGGTTCCACCCGTACTCGTTCGTCGACCTGCGCGTGGTGGACACCCCGCGGGGCGAGGGGGAGGACGCCTTCGCCGTCGACGTGTCGTTCCGCGTCGCCGGCCGGCTGGTCGTGCCGGTGCGGGCGGAGTTCACCGCGCCCGAACCCCGCACCGTCGTCATGCACATCACCGAGGGCGAGGGCGCGACGTCCGTGGTGGAGACACACGCCACGCCGCTCACCCCCGAGGGGTCGGCGGTTCCGCGGACCGCCGTCGTCGAGGCGGTCGTCGCCGCCTCCGACCGCCGCGGTTTCGCGCTGGCCCGCGCCACCGCCCCGCTGCTGCGGCCCCTGGTGCGCCGGGCCGCCGGCCGCCTGTGGCGCGACGACCTGGCCTACGCGGAACGCCGCTGGACCCTCCGCAGCACGGGCCGCTTCCCGGGATGA
- a CDS encoding isopenicillin N synthase family dioxygenase encodes MTAATTRSLPVIDLSAANDPATRDAFHRDLLAAARDVGFLHLTGHGVTSGETARLLELTRAFFALPEADRLALSNLNSPHFRGYTRVGHELTGGRSDWRDQLDVGAERPPVPVGPDDPAYLWLEGPNQWPSALPELRTAVLAWQDRLAGVAHRLLRELLTALGAPADFFDGAFADRPHLHTKLIRYPGSAPSGADQGVGAHKDYGFLTLLLQDEVGGLQVRSGDGYLDVPPLPGAFVVNLGELLEIATDGYLSATDHRVVSPPGAVERFSVPFFYNPRLDAVIETVPGAYLEHAPGVAQDGANPLHAEYGRNELKGWVRAHPEVARRHHPELVAG; translated from the coding sequence ATGACTGCCGCCACCACCCGCTCGCTGCCCGTCATCGACCTGTCCGCGGCGAACGACCCGGCGACCCGGGACGCGTTCCACCGCGACCTGCTCGCCGCGGCCCGCGACGTCGGTTTCCTCCACCTCACCGGTCACGGCGTCACCTCCGGAGAGACGGCCCGCCTGCTGGAGCTGACCAGGGCGTTCTTCGCCCTCCCGGAGGCCGACCGGCTGGCGCTGAGCAATCTGAACTCGCCCCACTTCCGCGGTTACACCCGCGTCGGGCACGAGCTCACCGGCGGCCGTTCCGACTGGCGCGACCAGCTGGACGTCGGCGCCGAGCGCCCGCCCGTCCCCGTGGGCCCGGACGACCCGGCGTACCTCTGGCTGGAGGGCCCCAACCAGTGGCCGTCGGCGCTGCCGGAGCTGCGCACGGCCGTCCTCGCCTGGCAGGACCGGCTCGCCGGGGTGGCCCACCGGCTGCTGCGCGAGCTGCTCACCGCCCTGGGCGCGCCGGCGGACTTCTTCGACGGGGCGTTCGCGGACCGGCCGCACCTGCACACGAAGCTCATCCGGTACCCCGGGTCGGCGCCGTCCGGGGCGGACCAGGGCGTCGGCGCGCACAAGGACTACGGCTTCCTGACCCTGCTCCTCCAGGACGAGGTCGGCGGCCTCCAGGTGCGCTCCGGCGACGGCTACCTGGACGTGCCGCCGCTGCCCGGCGCGTTCGTCGTGAACCTCGGCGAGCTGCTGGAGATAGCGACCGACGGGTACCTCTCGGCGACGGACCACCGGGTCGTCAGCCCGCCCGGCGCGGTGGAGCGGTTCTCCGTGCCGTTCTTCTACAACCCCCGCCTGGACGCGGTGATCGAGACGGTTCCCGGCGCCTACCTGGAGCACGCGCCGGGCGTCGCCCAGGACGGCGCCAACCCGCTGCACGCCGAGTACGGCCGCAACGAGCTGAAGGGGTGGGTGCGCGCCCACCCGGAGGTGGCCCGTCGCCACCACCCGGAGCTCGTGGCCGGCTGA
- a CDS encoding lactonase family protein, whose amino-acid sequence MGSYTSGGGRGITVAAVDPADGALTPVAVVDTAPNPAWLALDRRAGVLYAVSETDPGAVTAFRADGPRLTPLGPPVGVGGAAPTHLGLTGGRLLTANYASGSVSSLPLASDGAVDGPPVVLAHHGSGPDPGRQEAPHAHQVVGVPGGRWVLGVDLGTDSVRVCAPDPDTGGLRVHGETALRAGSGPRHLAFHPDGEVVYVLHELTPQLTVCRWDSASGVLEPLAEVAVDTDPAPEGGRLHPSVVSVAADGRFLWVAVRGSDRLLTLSLEDGAEKPRVTGSVGCGGVWPRDVVLDAPGRRLYVANEWSGDVTWFDVDPQTGTPHLAGALEVPAAACVVLD is encoded by the coding sequence ATCGGTTCGTACACCTCGGGGGGTGGCCGCGGCATCACCGTCGCGGCCGTGGACCCCGCGGACGGGGCGCTGACCCCGGTCGCGGTGGTCGACACCGCGCCGAACCCGGCGTGGCTCGCCCTCGACCGGCGGGCCGGGGTGCTGTACGCGGTGAGCGAGACGGACCCGGGCGCGGTGACCGCCTTCCGGGCCGACGGGCCGCGGCTCACCCCGCTCGGCCCGCCGGTCGGGGTGGGCGGCGCCGCGCCGACCCACCTGGGGCTCACCGGCGGCAGACTGCTGACCGCGAACTACGCCTCCGGGAGTGTGAGCAGCCTGCCGCTCGCGTCCGACGGCGCCGTCGACGGGCCGCCCGTGGTCCTCGCGCACCACGGCTCCGGCCCGGACCCGGGCCGGCAGGAGGCGCCGCACGCCCATCAGGTCGTCGGGGTCCCGGGCGGCCGGTGGGTGCTCGGTGTGGACCTGGGCACGGACTCGGTGCGGGTCTGCGCGCCCGACCCGGACACCGGCGGGCTGCGGGTGCACGGGGAGACGGCGCTGCGGGCGGGTTCGGGGCCGCGGCACCTCGCCTTCCACCCGGACGGCGAGGTCGTCTACGTCCTGCACGAGCTGACACCGCAGCTGACGGTGTGCCGGTGGGACAGTGCGTCAGGAGTGCTGGAGCCACTCGCGGAAGTCGCCGTGGACACCGACCCGGCTCCGGAGGGCGGCCGGCTGCACCCGTCGGTCGTCAGCGTCGCGGCGGACGGGCGCTTCCTGTGGGTGGCGGTGCGCGGCAGCGACAGGCTGCTCACGCTCTCCCTGGAGGACGGGGCGGAGAAGCCCCGCGTCACGGGGAGCGTGGGCTGCGGCGGCGTCTGGCCGCGCGACGTGGTGCTCGACGCCCCGGGCCGCCGGCTGTACGTGGCCAACGAGTGGTCCGGCGACGTGACGTGGTTCGACGTGGACCCGCAGACCGGGACGCCACACCTGGCGGGCGCCCTGGAGGTGCCGGCCGCCGCCTGCGTCGTCCTCGACTGA